From the Maniola jurtina chromosome Z, ilManJurt1.1, whole genome shotgun sequence genome, one window contains:
- the LOC123880298 gene encoding NADH-ubiquinone oxidoreductase subunit 8-like, with protein MLKIGKLVKSNLQGIGHQIRKCSDPCGKSSPPCSPFPPCPPCPPSPPRQPWMPCPPSPPSQPCTPCPPCVSGPPFACNPRTKYQVNFLYVSDPPPKTEMKDFVDRIAQTLFWTEIVRAFAVTLGHIFKEPATINYPFEKGPLSPRFRGEHALRRYPTGEERCIACKLCEAFCPAQAITIEAQEREDGSRRATRYDIDLSKCIFCGYCQEACPVDAIVEGPNFEYSTETREEMLYNKEKLLLNGDRWEPEIVSTIRDNHLYR; from the exons atgttaaaaataggCAAACTAGTCAAGAGTAATTTACAGGGAATAGGACATCAGATTCGCAAATGTTCCGATCCGTGTGGAAAGTCAAGCCCGCCGTGTTCCCCATTTCCGCCTTGCCCGCCATGCCCACCAAGTCCTCCAAGGCAGCCATGGATGCCATGTCCACCAAGTCCGCCAAGTCAGCCATGTACGCCATGCCCGCCGTGTGTTTCAGGACCACCATTTGCTTGCAATCCACGGACCAAGTATCAAGTGAACTTCCTTTACGTGTCTGACCCGCCACCTAAAACGGAAATGAAAGATTTTGTTGACAGAATAGCTCAAACACTTTTCTGGACTGAAATAGTAAGAG CGTTCGCTGTGACATTAGGACATATTTTCAAAGAACCTGCTACGATAAACTACCCATTCGAGAAAGGTCCACTGTCACCACGGTTTCGCGGAGAACACGCTCTGAGACGCTATCCTACAGGGGAAGAGAGATGTATTGCGTGCAAGCTGTGCGAAGCCTTTTGTCCAGCGCAGGCTATAACCATAGAAGCTCAAGAACGAGAAGACGGTTCGCGTCGGGCTACACGCTATGACATAGACCTCAGCAAGTGCATCTTCTGTGGGTACTGCCAAGAAGCGTGTCCTGTAGATGCGATAGTCGAAGGACCCAATTTTGAATACTCAACAGAAACACGCGAAGAAATGCTCTACAATAAAGAAAAGCTATTGCTTAATGGTGATCGCTGGGAGCCAGAGATCGTGAGCACTATTCGAGACAATCATTTATATCGTTAA